The DNA region AGTGAATCAATAGCTGTATGAGGGGAACCCCCTGAACTGAAACATCTAAGTAGGGGGAGGAAGAGAAATCAAACGAGATTTTGTGAGTAGTGGCGAGCGAAAGCGAAAGAGGCCAAACCGGGAACAGCAATGCTCCCGGGGTTGAGGACTGCATTTAGCATTTTAAGTTTTAGCTGAAGTGCATGGGAAGGCACACCAGAGAATGTGACAGTCATGTAAGCGAAAAGACGAGAAAGCGAGCAGGATCCAGAGTACCGCCGGACACGTGAAATCCGGTGGGAAGCCGGGGGGACCACCCTCCAAGCCTGAATACTACCCAATGACCGATAGCGAAGAGTACTGTGAAGGAAAGGTGAAAAGAACCCCGGGAGGGGAGTGAAAAAGAACCTGAAACCATATGCTTACAAGCACATAGAGCACGTCAAGGTGTGATATGGTACCTATTGTAGAATGGTCCGGCGAGTTATCTTACTCAGCAAGGTTAAGTACTTAAGGTGCGGAGCCGAAGCGAGAGCGAGTCTTAACAGGGCGTTAAGTTGAGTGAGATAGACCCGAAACCGAGTGACCTAGCCATGTCCAGGCTGAAGTGGAGGTAAAGCTCCATGGAGGGCCGAACCGACCCCCGTTGAAAAGGTGGCGGATGAGGTGTGGCTAGCGGAGAAATTCCAATCGAACTCGGATATAGCTGGTTCTCCTCGAAATAGCTTTAGGGCTAGCGTTGTGAATGATTACCGGAGGTAAAGCACTGAATGGGCTAGGGGTCGAGAGATTACTGAACCCTATCAAACTAAGAATGCCGGATAATAAGATCACAGCAGTCAGACCGTGTGAGATAAGTCTCACGGTCAAAAGGGAAAGAGCCCAGACCCACAGCTAAGGTCCCCAAACAGGTTTAAGTGGAAAAGGATGTGGGGTTGCCCAGACAACCAGGATGTTGGCTTAGAAGCAGCCACTCATTAAAAGAGTGCGTAATAGCTCACTGGTCGAGTGACCCTGCGCCGAAAATTCAACGGGGCTAAAATCTGTACCGAAGCTTGGGATTGATACGCAAGTATCAGTGGTAGAGGAGCGTCGTATCGAGGGTGAAGTCATAGCGGAAGCGATGGTGGACGAGATACGAGTGAGAATGCCGGAATGAGTAGCGAGAATTATGTGAGAATCATAATGGCCGAAAGTCTAAGGTTTTAGGAGGAAGGTTCGTCCGCTCCTAGTAAGCCGGGAGCTAAGGTGAGGCGGAAACGCGTAGCCGATGCACATACGGTGGAAATTCCGTAGCCTCCGAAGTATTTAAGCATGAGGACACTTTTGAAGCGAATAGCCGGGCGCTGGTTGCCCCGGTCGTAAGGGACTGCAATAGCGGGAAGTATTAGTGGAGAGAGGCGAGAAAAGTCATGTGTATATACAAGGAGCCCGTACCGCAAACCGACACAGGTAGACAGGAAGAGAATTCTAAGGCCAACGGGAGAAAGGTTGTTAAGGAACTCGGCAAGTTGACCCCGTAACTTCGGGAGAAGGGGTACTCAGAAATGAGTCGCAGAGAATAGGCCCAAGCGACTGTTTAGCAAAAACACAGCTCTATGCTAAATCGAAAGATGACGTATATGGGGTGACACCTGCCCGGTGCCGGAAGGTTAAGAGGAGGAGTGAGAGCTCTGAATTGAAGCCCCGGTAAACGGCGGCCGTAACTATAACGGTCCTAAGGTAGCGAAATTCCTTGTCAGGTAAGTTCTGACCCGCACGAATGGTGTAACGATTTGGGCACTGTCTCAACAACCTACCCGGCGAAATTGTAGTACCGGTGAAGATGCCGGTTACCTGCGACTAGACGGAAAGACCCCATGGAGCTTCACTGTAGCTTAATATTGGATTTCGGTATTTCATGTACAGGATAGGTGGGAGACTGGGAAACACGGACGTCAGTTTGTGTGGAGTCGCTGTTGGGATACCACTCTTGAAGTGCTGGAATTCTAACCTGTGACCATGAATCTGGTCAGGGGACAATGTTAGGTGGGCAGTTTGACTGGGGCGGTCGCCTCCTAAAAGGTAACGGAGGCGCTCAAAGGTTGGCTCAGTATGGATGGAAACCATACCAGAGAGTGTAAACGCAAAAGCCAGCCTGACTGCGAGACTGACGGGTCGAGCAGGAACGAAAGTTGGAGTTAGTGATCCGGCGGTATGTGAGTGGAAATGCCGTCGCTCAACGGATAAAAGCTACCCTGGGGATAACAGGCTGATCTCCCCCAAGAGTCCACATCGACGGGGAGGTTTGGCACCTCGATGTCGGCTCATCGCATCCTGGGGCTGAATTCGGTCCCAAGGGTTTGGCTGTTCGCCAATTAAAGCGGTACGCGAGCTGGGTTCAGAACGTCGTGAGACAGTTCGGTCCCTATCTGTCGTGGGCGAAGGATATTTGAAAGGAGCTGTCCCTAGTACGAGAGGACCGGGATGGACGCACCTCTGGTGCACCAGTTGTCACGCCAGTGGCACAGCTGGGCAGCTAAGTGCGGATCGGATAAACGCTGAAGGCATCTAAGCGTGAAGCCGGCCTTAAGATAAGATATCCCATCGAAAGAGTAAGACCCCTCAAAGACTAAGAGGTTGATAGGCTTAACGTGTAAGCATCGTGAGGTGTTAAGCGAGTGAGTACTAATCGGTCGAGGGCTTTTCCTAGAGTATCAGGAAAGTCTGTAGAGAAATCGTAGAAAGAAATCGGAATATTCAGTTTAAAGATAGTCGGTGTTAATGGCAAAGAGGTCCCACCTGTTCCCATTCCGAACACAGAAGTTAAGCTCTTTTACGTCGAAAATACTCGGTTGGCGACGACCCGGGAAGATAGATAGACGCCGGCACAAATATGCAGAGGTATCGAAGCGGTCATAACGAGGCGGTCTTGAAAACCGTTTGGCTTAACGGCCACGTGGGTTCGAATCCCACCCTCTGCGCTTGAATATAATGGATCAGAGAAATCTGATCCATTTTTTTATATCATCGGGATTTTGTAAAAAATATAGACAAAGCAGAAACTATGTGCTATAATAAGAATTGAATGGGCCTTACCCGCATCGGTTTTACGTATGCCCGGGGTCAGTTCAGACTGTACATATGTAAACTTTGTTTGCTGAGTTCAGTTTATCAGGAATAAAAAGAGGTGAGGAAAAATGCAGCTGAAGATCTCTGTTGCCACAAACATTGGCAAGTTCAGGATCAACAATGAAGACAATTACTATGCCAATGGAAAAATACTGACTGACGGTGTTTCAGATGATTTTTCCATAACCTATACGGAAGAAGTGACAGATCATGCTCTGTTTGCCGTATGTGACGGCATGGGAGGCGAAAGCTGCGGCGAAGTTGCATCTGCAACAGCAGTGAACGTGCTTGATACTTTCCGTGAAAAGATTTTTTCTGCAGCCGATAATAAGGAACAGTCTGAAGCAGTAAACGAATACGCACGTACAGCAAGTCTTGCAATAAATGAAGAAATACTGAAAGCCGGCGGACGTAAAGGCGGTACAACGCTTACTCTTGCATGCGTTAAGAACGGCATTGTTTCAATGTATTACCTTGGTGACAGCCGTATCTATCTTTATCGTGACGACGTTCTTACCAGACTTACACGTGATCATACGGTCGCCTATGAAATGATCGATTCCAATGTTCTTACCGAAGAAGAAGCAGAGAAGAGTCCGGACAGGCACAGACTTACGATGTATCTCGGATATGACGACGATCCGTCGGACATCAAGGCCGGATTTGCCGGATCGTATACACTTGCCGAGGGTGAACGTTTCCTTATGTGCACCGACGGATTAAATGAAATGTGCAGCTCCGAAGAGATCCGTTCGATCCTTTCGACAGCCGGAGATGACGCAGCAAAAGCACTTGTTGACAAGGCGCTTGAAAACGGCGGCATGGATAATGTAACATGCATCGTACTTGAAGTCTGCTAAGGAAACACTGATCAAACCGGAAATCCGGCTTTGCCGGATTTCCGAAGGTGGGATTTGCGGGGCTTCGCCCCGAACCCCACGCTGATTTATGAATAAATCAGCGTTTCCATAAGATTATTATACAAATACAAACACCACATATATCTGAACGGGAAGTCTGATATATGTGGTGCTTTTTTACGTATTATTACTGCTCATACGTCTTAAGAATGTTCTGTGCGACCTCTGTTTTGGAGAGACGCTGGTCCATGGCCTGTTTTTCGATGTATCTGTGGGCCTGGGGTTCGGTGAGTTTAAGATACTGTATAAGGATACATTTCGCGCGGTTTACGAGTCTGGCTTCTTCTATTTTAGTCTGAAGCTTCGAGTATTCCTTCATTACGTTCATCATACGTGCTCTTGTTGCCTGCAGCATTTTGAGGGTATGATAGAAAAGAGTTTTGTTCAGCGGTTTTGCAAGTACGCAGACGCCGCATACTTCAAGTTTTTCTGATAATTCATCAGCTATGTCTGCCTTGCATATGAGCAGAACACCGGTGCTGGAACGTTCTGATATGGCTGCAGCAAGGTCACTTCCGAATTCATCCGGAAGAGGAGTACTGATTATTGCAACGTCGAATTCTGTGCGGTTTATAAGACGGCGTGCCTCGTTTCCGCTTGATGCTACGGTTATCTGACTGCTGCAGTATGACTTCATCAGATTCGTAAGCAGAGTGGCCGCCTGTTCGGAACCGCTTATTATAAGGGTTTTGTCCAAAGAATCACACCTTCCGTTCAGACTGCCCGGTCATATGATGCTGAAGTATTCATTGTACTCGTTTTCTTCCTTGTTGCTGGCATCATTGTAGCTGCTTATGCGTCTTTCAAATCTTTCGAATACCTGTTTCAGTTCAAGATCGGAAAGACTGCTCTTTACAAATTCACTGTTCCTGGCAGCTTCTACAGCTTCACTGAGTGATTCAGGAAGATCTCCGCATGAAACACCTGCTTCAGGAAGCGGAAGTTCCTTTTCTATGCCTTCAATACCAGCCTTCAGAATGAGATCGAGTACCATGTGGATGTTGCATGAAGGATCGGCAGAACGGATCTCAAGTTTTTCACCGGAATTCAGGCCGGTTATTATCCTGAGTGCAGCATCGCGACGTTCAAATGCCCAGTTTATTGTCTGGTGTTCCTCGGCAAGGCCGTTACGGAAGTATGAGTTTGTTGTAGGACCGAGGAAAACGGATATTTCACGCAGGTGTGAAAGAATGCCAGCGATGAAGTGAGCTCCGTCACCGGAGATCTGTCCGTTTTCAACTCTGAAAATATTTTTTCCTTCCTTTTCAATTGAAAGATTGATGAAGAAGGAACTCCTTGGCTGGTCGCGCAGCGGGTAAGCCATGAAAGATGCGTGAAGGCCGTTCTGGGATGCGATTGAACGTACTGCAGTCTTGAAGTTGAGCGTGTTGTCAGCCGCGGCGAGAACGCTTCCGGATTTGAATGTGATCTCGTTCTGTCCGTGGCCGTGAAGATGACGAGAAGTTTCCGGCTTTATTTCCATTTCGTCGATGGAAAGGCAGATCTCACGTCTTATGTTTTCACCGTGATCGAGAGGTGATACGTCAAGATAGCCTGCGTTGTCATTTGTTTTCCTTGTCGGTTTGCCGTCGTCGCCGAGTTCGAAAAGATAGAACTGTGCTTCAGTTCCGACATTGCATGTGTAGCCGCTTACGTCAAGTTTGTCCGAAGTATTTCTGAGTCTTGCGCGGAGGTCGCCTTTGAAAGGGGTCCCGTCATGATTTTTAATGTGGCACAGGAAACGTACCACACGTCCTGCACGCGGTCTCCACGGCAGTACTGAAAGTGTAGCCGGGTCAGGAATGAGACAGAGGTCACCGTGTGAGTAGTCATTTACTCCGTAGAAAACTGAAGCGTCAAGCGGCATTCCTGAAGTCAGCGCAGTGTGCAGTTCGGAAGGCATGATCGCAAGGTTTTTAAGATTTCCGAAAAAGTCAACAAACGCAAGCCTTATAAACTGTACGTCGTTTTCGTTTACAAAGCTGATAATATCAGCTTCCGAGTAATTGTTCATAATGAAACGTCCTTTCAGTTCAGGGTACTTTTCCTGTAAGCTCCGGATATTAAGGAAACGCCGATTTATTCAAAAATCAGCGTGGGGTTCGGGGCGAAGCACCGCAAATCCCGCCTCCGGAAATCCGGCTTCGCCGGAGTTCCGGTTTGATCAGTGTTTCCCTGAATTTTACTTAAGTTTATTGTAAACAGCTTTTGCCACCTTGTAAACGTCGCCGCATCCGAGTGTGATTATAAGGTCTCCCGGAGCTGCGTGTTCGCAGAGATAATCAGTTACTGTATCGAAGTCGGCCTGCTTGCATTCATTTGTCTGAACGGCTTTCTTTTCCTTGTCAAAGTAAATGCATCCGTCGATCTTGTCTGCAAGGTCCTTTGTGAAGATGTTGTATGTGTTCTTTTCGCGTGAACCCATGATGTTTGTAAGAACCACCTTGTCAGGAATGGAAAGGGCCTTTGCAAAATCATCAAGGAGCATTGATGTTCTTGAGAATGTGAACGGCTGGAATACTGCCCATACGTTCTTGTAACCCATCTGCATTGCAGCATTGAGAGTAACAGTAAGTTCTGCAGGATGATGAGCGTAGTCATCGGCTACTGTTATATCGTTCTTCTTTCCGATTATTTCAAATCTTCTCTTTGCACCGCCGAATTCCTCAAGACCTTTTGTGATGAATTCAGGTGAGGCGCCGGCACTGTGGGCAGCGGCAGCAGCTGCAACTGAATTTAAAATGTTGTGTTCACCCGGAACGTTTATAGTAACGTCACAGAGTTTTTCGCCCTTGTGCATAAGCTCGTACTTAGCCTGTGTACCGCTCGGTCTGTTTATGTTTGCCGGATAGTAGTCGCATGATGATGAAGTACCGAATGTGATTATGTTCTTGTTTTCGATTCCTGCAACAGCTTTCATTGTGTTTGCGTCATCAGCATTTACAATGAGTGTCTTTGATGTCTTTTCAGCAAATTTTCTGAATGAAGCGATAATGTTGTCGAGTGTGCCGAAGTAGTCAAGATGATCAGCGTCGATGTTAAGGATAACAGATGTATCCGGGTAGAGCTTAAGGAAGGTGTCAACGAATTCACATGCTTCGCAGACGAGTATATCACTGCTTCCTGCCTTGCCGCTTCCGCCGATGCAAGGGAGCTTTCCCCCGATAAATGCGGAAATGTCAATGCCTTCAGTGTGGAGGATCTGTGTGATCATTGAAGTGGTTGTTGTCTTGCCGTGGGTACCTGAAACGCAGATGGCGTTTTCGTACCAGCTTGTAACGATTCCGAGGAGTTCACTTCTTTCGAGCACCGGCACACCGCTTGCCTTTGAAGCGATAAGTTCCGGATTGTCAGCCATGATAGCTGCTGTGTGCACGATAAGGTCTGCACCTTCAATGTTTTCAGCACGCTGTCCGAGATAAACCGGAATGCCCATCTTTCTTACGGCATCAAGAGTTTCAGTCTCGTTGTTGTCTGATCCTGTGAGATAGTATCCCTTTGCGTGGAGTATCTGTGCCAGCGGATACATACCTGAACCGCCTATTCCGATAAAATGTATGTGCTTTTTTCCTTCTAATATACTTGTATTCACTTTTATCATTCCTTTGTTTTCTGCTGCTTAGGATTATTCATCAGCGCAGCTTTCATTATTATTATCATTGTTTTTGAATCTGTTATTCTGCCGTCGAGTACCATTTCAAGGGCTTCTTCAAAAGGTATCCGAACGACGTCGAGAAATTCGTCGTCATCAGGATCCGGTGCTGAGAATGTCAGTCCCTTTGCCAGATACATGTGTATTATTTCGGTGGTGTATGCCGGTATAGGGGCTATTTCACCGAGATATTCAAAAGAAGCGGATGTGGTACCGGTCTCTTCAAGAAGCTCACGCTTTCCGGCTTCGAAGTGGTCTTCGCCTTTTTCGAGTTTGCCGGCCGGTACTTCCAGAGTTGTCTTTCCGAGCGGATAGCGGTACTGTTTTACCAGAAGTATTGTACCGTCGTCGTTTACCGGAAGTATGCAGACTCCTCCGTAATGCACTACAAATTCCCTGACGGCTGTGCTGCCGTCTTCAAGGAGTGCGTTGTCTCTTTTTATTTTAAAGATCTTACCGTCATAAACGATGGTACTGTCTTTGGTTTTCTCTTCAAGATGCATTGCTTTCCTCCTGTAAATGCAGTGAGTGAAAAATCAGGCTTTCACTGTAACTGATTTGTTTTCTGTTTCTTTTTCAGATCCGCGGATCTGCCGCGTGCGTCTGAATTTTGCGTTAAAGAAGATGTATATGACAAACAGGATCAGTGCTGTGGCTGAAATTATGATCCCTTCACGCAGACCGTAGGTGAAGTATGTGAACCGGATCTCACTTTTTCCTGCAGGTACGACTACAGCCATAAATCCGCCGTTTACTTTATCTATATCTGCTTTTTTACCGTTAACATAGGCTTTGAAACCCTTGTCGTACGGAACGCTGAAGAAAATCAGGGTTTCCTTTTCCGTTTCAGCCGAAGCTTCAAATCCGCGTGCTGACGTTCTGAAATCTGTGCATGAAGTTCTGCGGCGAAGGCGGCAGTCTTCAGTGTATGTATCTCTGTTAAGCTCTGACGGCTGTATCTGACATCTGGAAAGAATGCCGTCAAGCCGTTTTGCGGTATCCTCCGAAAGAAGTACTGCATGCATGAGCGCATTTGCCTTCGAAGCACCGTAGCATTTTTTCAGGTCTGTTTCAGTGATGTATGAATCGTAGGCAAAGCCGACCGGAACAAAATCTCTGTTTTCATATACTGCAAAATTATCACCGGAAGAGATCTTTTCAAATCCGGGCATGGATAATGGTTTTTCTTCTCTGACGGTGCCGTATTCATACTGGTTAAAATAGTACTTTACCGAAAGCAGTCCGCGCAGAGCGTAGTATGAAGTATCAGCACGGGAAGCGACATCACGTTTGATGCCGACTGTGCTGTAAAAATCCATAACTGAAGGAGAAACGGTACTCTGAAAACAACGCATGGACGGAAGTCCCCAGAACATAGGAAAGTTGTCTGCGTTTTCAGAAATGTCGGTTCTGAAGAATTCACCGTCAGTGCTTACTGCTGATGATGAAGTGTCATTTACTGAAGCATCGATATAGCGGTCCGGATAAGGTCCGTCATAAATACCGAAGTAAAACACTGCTGAAGTGGAGATCAGTCCGGCAAGAGCAGTGAATATGACTGCTTTTTTTTTCATATGGTTTTCCGGATCTTTTCAGGATGAAAATATATCCTCCGGCAGCAAGAAGCAGAGCGGTGATCCCGACAGTCAGATACAGATAGTATCTGTGGCTGCCGAAAGCCATCCATTTTACCTCATCCTTTTCCTTTGCGGGAAGGAATGAGACGGCAAGGAAAACTGAAAGCATAAAAGCACATATACGGAATCCTGACTTTGTTTCAATGTCCGTGCTTTCCAGAACCTGAGCTGTGACAAGGGACATTATCAGTACCGGCATGTAGAACCATCTTGCATAGTACTCGGCGTTGAACAGGCAGAAAGCGGAATTGAGCACCGGCACGAATGAGAAGATGATACAGGTCTTTATAAGTCTTGACTGCCATGAATCCGGTTTGTGCTTTAAGAACGAAATGACGGCGGCCATGGAGAACATCGGAAGATAACCGGCAATCGATGACCACTTGGCTGATCCGTCACTGAACAGGTTCGGACGTGCAGGGGAGTCAGGAATCATGAAGAAGCTCTGGATTATGCGCCATATTCGTGTACGGTCACTGTAAGCCAGCATGTCTATTCCGTAAAGATGCTTTGATACTCTGTAGTTTCCGAGTACAGAAACAGCTGCAGGTACGAGCAGCACTGAGGCAGCCGCAGTGCCGAGCAGGGTTTCGGCAGCAAGTGTCAGAAATTTCTGTTTTGTGATACGGAAGTCACTGCAGCGTGAACGTATCAGAAAATAGATAAGAAGAAACACTGCCTGACCGGCAAAGAAAAAGTAATTTGTAACTGCCATGAGGGCGACGGTAAGCGCGAAAATTCCTCTCCGTTTTTTTGTAACGTGCTCTTCCAGTGCAGTAAGCATGAGCGGAAAGAGTGCTGTTACATCGTGAAAATGGTTGAAGAAGATGTTGTATGCCTGAAATCCTGAAAAAGCATAGAGCAGGCATCCGACGGCCGCTGAACTGTCGCGGGATGTGAATCTTCTGATATACGTATAGGAAGTCAGAGCTGCAAAGGCGTATTTGAGTGCCAGGATCCACGGTACTGTATACAGTACGTATTTTCCGGGAACAGCCATTGTAAGCCAGAAAAAAGGACTTCCGAGAAGATAAAAGGAATAGGAGTTTATGAAATCGCTTCCGAGATCAGTACCCCAGTCCCAAAGAATATTTCCTGATGAAACACATTCGTGCATGTGTCTGAGAAAAGGGAGCTGCTGCGAATTGAAATCTCCGTAAAAGATAAGATAGCCTTTGTTGTACACAAGATCCGGAATGACCATTATGCTGAACATCAGAAAGGCAGCAGCAAAAACACGCAGACAGGAAATTTTTGATTTTTTCATAGATCCGATAAGGTGTCAGAGAGCTGCGATGCTTATGAAAACACCGTGATTGCCAATGTCGATAAAGGCGTAGGTGCGTTCACTGGTACCGCGCGGACAGGCTGCGCTGCCGGGATTCAGTATGTACATTCCGTCTGAATAGGTATTCTCAGTCAGATGAGTGTGCCCGTAGCAGACGATGTCGCAGCCGTTTCTGCGGGCTGCTTCGACAAGCTCTTTTGTTGATCCGTGAACACCGTAACGGTGACCGTGAGTGGCAAAAATGCTGTGCTTTTCATCTACAGGTATGACCAGTTCAGAGGAAAGGCTGATGTCGTCGTCGCAGTTTCCGCGGACACAGTAAAACTTTTTGTCCGGGTAGATAATGTGAGCCATATCCATGCTGCCTTCAGCATCGCCAAGATGTATGTACATATCAGCGTCAGGCTGAGCTTCTATGATTTTCTGCACTGAGCTGAAAAGTCTGTGAGTATCAGACATCACTACGATTCTCATGATTGGTTTGTCTCCTTTCGTATCTGCGCATTCCTGATTATTATACCATAAATTTCTGTAAAATACAACTACATTTCCTTAATGTCTGATGTGCTGTAAGAGAAACACTGATTAAACCGGAAATACAGATCCGCCGTATTTCCGGCTGGGAAGACGGCAGGGCTTCGCTCCGTGCCCAACGATGATTTATGAATAAATCATCGTTTCTTAAGAAAATAAACATTAATATAAAATTAATGCGATGTTCATAATTTGTTAATAAACACAGAGGCTTTTTATTATATAATAAATTATATGTAGATCACAGAGGAAACACGGGCCGTTTAAACAGTGCAGTTCGGTGAATGCACGCATATGATCTCTCTTTTTCAGATCCGGTAAACGGGATCTGTCTTATCATCAGTGTTTCCCTAACGGAAAGGAATGTAGAAACAGATGGACGAGAATAATACAGACAGAAAAAGCATTAATCTTACAAAAGAAAACGGCAGGGCACGTGTAAGAGAAGCGTATCCTGTCTATAACAACAGTAATACAGATTCAGCATCTCTTGAAAAGCAGGAATACAGAAACCGTCAGGATTATCAGTATAATCAGCCTCCGGTTCCTCAGTACGATGATCCGATGCCTGCAAGAAACAATTACGGCGCTGCGCCGGTTCAGCAGAATTACCCGGCTCAGACACAGTATCAGACTCCGAACGACGATCTCGGACGTTACTATAACTATGAAGCACCTGTTCAGAATGTTCCGCAGCCGGTACCTCAGATAACACAGCCGCCGATACCGCAGATGAACATGATGAATGCAGGTCCGCAGATGAACATGAATAATCAGATGAATCAGCAGATCAATAATCAGCCGATGAAATTCTGCAAGTTCTGCGGTGAAAGGATCCCGGCCGATGCAGTTATCTGTACTCACTGCGGCCGTCAGGTAGAGGAGATCAGGGGTGCAGCAGTGAACCGTTCAATGGATCAGCAGTCACCTGTGGTCAACGTAAACAACAATTTCGGCGGATACGACATAATGGAAAGTGACAAGTCCAAGTCAACGAGCGTACTTCTTGCAGCTCTCGGATTCCTGGGCTTTGCGGGTATACATCGTTTCTATGTCGGCAAACCGCTTTCAGGACTGCTCTGGCTCTGTACCGGAGGACTCTGCGGTTTCGGCACACTTGTGGATGTTATTCAGATCGCAAGCGGTACTTTCAGAGACGGTGCTGGACGAATAATAAAAAGATAAATTTACTGTTGACAAACAGAAAATAATATGATATAATAATCAATGTTGTGAGTTTACACTTACAGCTATCGTATTCTAAAGACAGCTGGTGGTCATGCACCGTAAGTCCAGCCGAGGAATGTGGCGATTAATTACTTATATGTAATCAACACCTTTCTCGATTTCTGAGAAAGGTTTTTTATTGCCCTCTCTTTGATACGATTATCATATCTTCGGAGGTGAAAATTAATGGCAAGTGAACAGATTTTAGCAGGTAAGAAGGCCAGAGTTGCTGAAGTTGCAGAACTTCTCAAGAATTCATGTGCTGGTGTTATTGTTGACTACAAGGGCATCACTGTTGAAGATGACACAAAGCTCCGTAAGGAACTTCGTGAAGCTGGCGTAAATTACTTTGTAGAAAAGAAC from Ruminococcus sp. HUN007 includes:
- a CDS encoding ANTAR domain-containing protein encodes the protein MDKTLIISGSEQAATLLTNLMKSYCSSQITVASSGNEARRLINRTEFDVAIISTPLPDEFGSDLAAAISERSSTGVLLICKADIADELSEKLEVCGVCVLAKPLNKTLFYHTLKMLQATRARMMNVMKEYSKLQTKIEEARLVNRAKCILIQYLKLTEPQAHRYIEKQAMDQRLSKTEVAQNILKTYEQ
- a CDS encoding YfhO family protein; this translates as MKKSKISCLRVFAAAFLMFSIMVIPDLVYNKGYLIFYGDFNSQQLPFLRHMHECVSSGNILWDWGTDLGSDFINSYSFYLLGSPFFWLTMAVPGKYVLYTVPWILALKYAFAALTSYTYIRRFTSRDSSAAVGCLLYAFSGFQAYNIFFNHFHDVTALFPLMLTALEEHVTKKRRGIFALTVALMAVTNYFFFAGQAVFLLIYFLIRSRCSDFRITKQKFLTLAAETLLGTAAASVLLVPAAVSVLGNYRVSKHLYGIDMLAYSDRTRIWRIIQSFFMIPDSPARPNLFSDGSAKWSSIAGYLPMFSMAAVISFLKHKPDSWQSRLIKTCIIFSFVPVLNSAFCLFNAEYYARWFYMPVLIMSLVTAQVLESTDIETKSGFRICAFMLSVFLAVSFLPAKEKDEVKWMAFGSHRYYLYLTVGITALLLAAGGYIFILKRSGKPYEKKSSHIHCSCRTDLHFSSVLLRYL
- the murC gene encoding UDP-N-acetylmuramate--L-alanine ligase yields the protein MIKVNTSILEGKKHIHFIGIGGSGMYPLAQILHAKGYYLTGSDNNETETLDAVRKMGIPVYLGQRAENIEGADLIVHTAAIMADNPELIASKASGVPVLERSELLGIVTSWYENAICVSGTHGKTTTTSMITQILHTEGIDISAFIGGKLPCIGGSGKAGSSDILVCEACEFVDTFLKLYPDTSVILNIDADHLDYFGTLDNIIASFRKFAEKTSKTLIVNADDANTMKAVAGIENKNIITFGTSSSCDYYPANINRPSGTQAKYELMHKGEKLCDVTINVPGEHNILNSVAAAAAAHSAGASPEFITKGLEEFGGAKRRFEIIGKKNDITVADDYAHHPAELTVTLNAAMQMGYKNVWAVFQPFTFSRTSMLLDDFAKALSIPDKVVLTNIMGSREKNTYNIFTKDLADKIDGCIYFDKEKKAVQTNECKQADFDTVTDYLCEHAAPGDLIITLGCGDVYKVAKAVYNKLK
- a CDS encoding TM2 domain-containing protein, which encodes MDENNTDRKSINLTKENGRARVREAYPVYNNSNTDSASLEKQEYRNRQDYQYNQPPVPQYDDPMPARNNYGAAPVQQNYPAQTQYQTPNDDLGRYYNYEAPVQNVPQPVPQITQPPIPQMNMMNAGPQMNMNNQMNQQINNQPMKFCKFCGERIPADAVICTHCGRQVEEIRGAAVNRSMDQQSPVVNVNNNFGGYDIMESDKSKSTSVLLAALGFLGFAGIHRFYVGKPLSGLLWLCTGGLCGFGTLVDVIQIASGTFRDGAGRIIKR
- a CDS encoding glutamine synthetase family protein, with protein sequence MNNYSEADIISFVNENDVQFIRLAFVDFFGNLKNLAIMPSELHTALTSGMPLDASVFYGVNDYSHGDLCLIPDPATLSVLPWRPRAGRVVRFLCHIKNHDGTPFKGDLRARLRNTSDKLDVSGYTCNVGTEAQFYLFELGDDGKPTRKTNDNAGYLDVSPLDHGENIRREICLSIDEMEIKPETSRHLHGHGQNEITFKSGSVLAAADNTLNFKTAVRSIASQNGLHASFMAYPLRDQPRSSFFINLSIEKEGKNIFRVENGQISGDGAHFIAGILSHLREISVFLGPTTNSYFRNGLAEEHQTINWAFERRDAALRIITGLNSGEKLEIRSADPSCNIHMVLDLILKAGIEGIEKELPLPEAGVSCGDLPESLSEAVEAARNSEFVKSSLSDLELKQVFERFERRISSYNDASNKEENEYNEYFSII
- a CDS encoding metallophosphoesterase; amino-acid sequence: MRIVVMSDTHRLFSSVQKIIEAQPDADMYIHLGDAEGSMDMAHIIYPDKKFYCVRGNCDDDISLSSELVIPVDEKHSIFATHGHRYGVHGSTKELVEAARRNGCDIVCYGHTHLTENTYSDGMYILNPGSAACPRGTSERTYAFIDIGNHGVFISIAAL
- a CDS encoding YfhO family protein, whose protein sequence is MKKKAVIFTALAGLISTSAVFYFGIYDGPYPDRYIDASVNDTSSSAVSTDGEFFRTDISENADNFPMFWGLPSMRCFQSTVSPSVMDFYSTVGIKRDVASRADTSYYALRGLLSVKYYFNQYEYGTVREEKPLSMPGFEKISSGDNFAVYENRDFVPVGFAYDSYITETDLKKCYGASKANALMHAVLLSEDTAKRLDGILSRCQIQPSELNRDTYTEDCRLRRRTSCTDFRTSARGFEASAETEKETLIFFSVPYDKGFKAYVNGKKADIDKVNGGFMAVVVPAGKSEIRFTYFTYGLREGIIISATALILFVIYIFFNAKFRRTRQIRGSEKETENKSVTVKA
- a CDS encoding NUDIX hydrolase, whose product is MHLEEKTKDSTIVYDGKIFKIKRDNALLEDGSTAVREFVVHYGGVCILPVNDDGTILLVKQYRYPLGKTTLEVPAGKLEKGEDHFEAGKRELLEETGTTSASFEYLGEIAPIPAYTTEIIHMYLAKGLTFSAPDPDDDEFLDVVRIPFEEALEMVLDGRITDSKTMIIIMKAALMNNPKQQKTKE
- a CDS encoding protein phosphatase 2C domain-containing protein — encoded protein: MQLKISVATNIGKFRINNEDNYYANGKILTDGVSDDFSITYTEEVTDHALFAVCDGMGGESCGEVASATAVNVLDTFREKIFSAADNKEQSEAVNEYARTASLAINEEILKAGGRKGGTTLTLACVKNGIVSMYYLGDSRIYLYRDDVLTRLTRDHTVAYEMIDSNVLTEEEAEKSPDRHRLTMYLGYDDDPSDIKAGFAGSYTLAEGERFLMCTDGLNEMCSSEEIRSILSTAGDDAAKALVDKALENGGMDNVTCIVLEVC